From the genome of Deltaproteobacteria bacterium, one region includes:
- a CDS encoding threonine ammonia-lyase, which produces MVTLSDIEAARKRIGDQVKLSPCVRSEHFAKLTDAACWFKFENLQMTGSFKERGACNKLLQLSAEERARGVIAASAGNHAQGVAYHAGRLGITATIVMPEATPLIKVQSTRGHGAKVVLHGANFDEAYAEARRIQAAENLCFVHPFDDPAVIAGQGTVGLELLEQNPYLEMVVVPIGGGGLIAGIATALKEVNPRIRVVGVQPAVLPSMKTAVEKGERVVLEPAVTIADGLAVKQAGEITFPVVQKYVDEIVAVDEEEIANAILLLLEREKTVVEGAGAAALAAVINGKVKTNGRKVAMILSGGSIDVNLISRIIERGLVKDGRLVRLQVKLPDRPGALARFTSVLAEKRANIIEIYHNRTFSRTLNLGETFVEVTLETRGNEHIAELKQTLNERGYAVVEEN; this is translated from the coding sequence ATGGTCACGCTCTCCGACATTGAAGCGGCGCGGAAGCGCATCGGCGATCAGGTGAAGCTCTCGCCCTGCGTGCGCAGCGAGCACTTCGCCAAGCTCACCGACGCCGCCTGCTGGTTCAAGTTCGAGAACCTCCAGATGACCGGCTCCTTCAAGGAGCGCGGCGCGTGCAACAAGCTCCTGCAGCTCTCGGCGGAGGAGCGCGCGCGCGGCGTGATCGCGGCGTCGGCGGGCAATCACGCGCAGGGCGTCGCGTACCACGCGGGCCGGCTGGGCATCACCGCCACCATCGTGATGCCCGAGGCCACGCCGCTCATCAAGGTGCAGAGCACGCGCGGCCACGGCGCCAAGGTGGTGCTCCACGGCGCCAACTTCGACGAGGCCTACGCCGAGGCCCGCCGCATCCAGGCCGCCGAGAACCTCTGCTTCGTGCACCCCTTCGACGACCCGGCCGTCATCGCCGGGCAGGGCACCGTTGGCCTCGAGCTGCTGGAGCAGAATCCCTATCTCGAGATGGTCGTCGTTCCCATTGGCGGCGGCGGGCTCATCGCCGGCATCGCCACGGCGCTCAAGGAAGTGAACCCGCGCATCCGCGTGGTGGGCGTGCAGCCCGCAGTGCTGCCGTCGATGAAGACCGCGGTGGAGAAGGGCGAGCGCGTGGTCCTCGAGCCCGCGGTCACCATCGCCGACGGCCTCGCGGTGAAGCAGGCGGGCGAGATCACCTTCCCGGTGGTGCAGAAGTACGTCGACGAGATCGTCGCGGTGGACGAGGAGGAGATCGCCAACGCGATTCTGCTCCTGCTCGAGCGCGAGAAGACCGTCGTCGAAGGTGCGGGCGCGGCGGCGCTGGCCGCGGTCATCAACGGCAAGGTCAAGACCAACGGCCGCAAGGTGGCGATGATCCTCAGCGGCGGCTCGATCGACGTGAACCTCATCTCACGCATCATCGAGCGCGGCCTGGTGAAGGACGGCCGCCTGGTGCGACTCCAGGTAAAGCTCCCCGACCGCCCCGGCGCGCTCGCGCGCTTCACCAGCGTGCTGGCCGAGAAGCGGGCCAACATCATCGAGATATATCACAACCGCACGTTCAGCCGGACGCTCAACCTGGGCGAGACCTTCGTCGAGGTCACCCTGGAGACGCGCGGCAACGAGCACATCGCCGAGCTCAAGCAGACCTTGAACGAGCGCGGCTACGCGGTGGTCGAAGAGAACTAG
- a CDS encoding polysaccharide deacetylase family protein encodes MSRLLPLLALALCGCNPARGVPIFLWHAVGKGCSGDVYDVPAEEFDRELSDIEAYGATPVTLEQLFDARDGHGTLPARPVILTFDDGRRCQLTEALPLLEKHKMVAETFVVTSFLGDDDAHRHVEHDAKGDHGFLTWPEVEAMEKSGRFVIESHGVTHERLSGALPEVQLAQLRDSKAQLAQRLGHPVDFFSYPFGSFTSQTRDLAEQAGYRAAMSVQKGWGTRFGLKRVSLGVGNERDLKRALQDAFGAPLHP; translated from the coding sequence ATGTCGAGGCTGCTGCCGCTGCTGGCGCTGGCCCTCTGTGGCTGCAACCCGGCGCGCGGGGTGCCCATCTTCCTCTGGCACGCGGTGGGCAAGGGCTGCTCCGGTGACGTGTATGACGTGCCCGCGGAGGAGTTCGACCGCGAGCTCTCCGACATCGAGGCCTATGGCGCCACGCCCGTCACGCTCGAGCAGCTCTTCGACGCCCGCGACGGCCACGGCACGCTCCCCGCGCGCCCGGTGATCCTCACGTTCGACGACGGCCGGCGCTGCCAGCTCACCGAGGCGCTCCCGCTGCTCGAGAAGCACAAGATGGTGGCCGAGACCTTCGTGGTCACGAGCTTCCTCGGCGACGACGACGCGCATCGGCACGTCGAGCACGACGCCAAGGGCGACCACGGCTTCCTCACCTGGCCCGAAGTCGAGGCGATGGAGAAGAGCGGCCGCTTCGTGATCGAGTCGCACGGCGTCACGCACGAGCGGCTATCGGGAGCTCTGCCTGAGGTGCAGCTCGCGCAGTTGCGAGATTCGAAGGCGCAGCTCGCGCAGCGCCTGGGGCACCCGGTCGATTTCTTCTCGTATCCATTCGGCTCCTTCACCAGCCAGACGCGCGACCTCGCCGAGCAAGCGGGCTACCGCGCGGCGATGTCGGTGCAGAAGGGCTGGGGCACGCGCTTCGGGCTCAAGCGGGTGAGCCTCGGCGTCGGCAACGAGCGTGATCTGAAGCGTGCACTGCAAGACGCCTTCGGCGCGCCGCTCCATCCTTGA
- a CDS encoding cyclic nucleotide-binding domain-containing protein encodes MAVPMNALAQSDVCRGLSDAEIRTIHALSEEVRAVAGQALFREGDAGDALFLVLSGELEVLKRDREGKDRPIATVTTGAVLGEMSLVQQSARSATVSASSDAVLLKIPAPRFQGLLGQDAVAALKVVRNVAKVLSQRLARLDQRVVDLLAQADGSRHEELSEFQKVLQNWSF; translated from the coding sequence ATGGCTGTCCCGATGAACGCGCTGGCCCAGAGCGACGTCTGCCGCGGGCTCTCCGACGCCGAGATCCGCACCATCCACGCGCTCAGCGAAGAGGTCCGCGCGGTCGCCGGCCAGGCGCTCTTCCGCGAGGGTGATGCCGGCGACGCGCTCTTCCTCGTCCTCTCCGGCGAGCTCGAGGTCCTCAAGCGCGACCGCGAGGGCAAGGACCGGCCCATCGCGACGGTGACCACGGGCGCCGTCCTCGGCGAGATGAGCCTGGTGCAGCAGAGCGCGCGCTCGGCCACCGTGAGCGCCTCCAGCGACGCGGTGCTGCTCAAGATCCCCGCGCCGCGCTTCCAGGGCCTGCTCGGCCAGGACGCCGTGGCCGCGCTCAAGGTCGTGCGCAACGTGGCCAAGGTGCTCAGCCAGCGTCTGGCCCGCCTCGATCAGCGCGTGGTGGACCTGCTCGCCCAGGCCGACGGCTCGCGGCACGAGGAGCTCAGCGAGTTCCAGAAGGTGCTGCAGAACTGGTCGTTCTGA